One stretch of Armigeres subalbatus isolate Guangzhou_Male chromosome 2, GZ_Asu_2, whole genome shotgun sequence DNA includes these proteins:
- the LOC134216926 gene encoding protein brambleberry-like has product MQSVRLLILYHLLLVPVVVQGSFMEYIWPSQQNGDSSTAVDTFPAVPYELSESDESFLREASKWIGTNLSKLDHCHHRVILKLKSSCERLNAEQIGKLAVMLLNCQSDSEGRRIYHCTEQMSLKDCTTEMDPDTWNAYHLVTNRAKAVCASVRHDQFRGLTELTVNKLMNTAHEQIEMMGQLAENQKELHSVTQEAIDEMSVNNDRIISQQGDIMRLSETHRAKVESNFRDLVREKALIRSGQQEVATLLTDLRSRIDESIKQLETQSKRSKLNHASLLTDMEQLQKSAATIAGKIDETSTHFASHHQAAEEQYKYTLSQLEKINNTVANMLDMIGALQKDFDHKLAWITEKVGGSDYILKKMNTIIIHFCYIIFGMICLSFVGADKFIRVFFILAVPGNLLGNLLDLIQSDVIQLSVILGSFIAADLICRLGLKFYPRIRAWRDQLSMNRDQPDTAARGQREPSLVPARSRLNVPLRPEPTVVYEEDEEEENEENQEETNDATSYLNSLRSRFSRERSMTPSVSNGGPVRRSMTREGSEDRQQCTARTIRGDQCRGIALAGRDFCRVHDQRGL; this is encoded by the exons ATGCAGAGCGTCCG GTTACTGATTCTGTATCACTTGCTGTTAGTTCCTGTGGTGGTGCAAGGATCATTCATGGAATACATATGGCCTTCACAGCAAAATG gtGACTCGAGCACGGCAGTGGATACATTCCCCGCCGTTCCCTATGAGCTTTCCGAGAGTGACGAATCTTTCCTACGAGAAGCGTCCAAATGGATTGGAACCAACCTTTCAAAACTAGATCATTGTCATCATCGGGTGATTCTGAAATTGAAGAGTTCCTGCGAAAGGTTGAATGCCGAACAGATAGGCAAATTGGCAGTTATGCTACTAAATTGTCAGTCTGATTCGGAAGGCCGCAGAATCTACCACTGCACGGAGCAAATGTCCCTAAAGGACTGCACCACGGAAATGGATCCCGATACGTGGAATGCGTACCACTTGGTGACAAACCGGGCCAAGGCTGTTTGCGCGAGCGTTCGTCACGACCAGTTCCGAGGGCTTACGGAACTCACGGTCAACAAACTGATGAACACGGCCCACGAGCAGATAGAGATGATGGGGCAACTGGCGGAGAATCAAAAGGAACTGCATAGTGTCACGCAGGAAGCGATCGACGAAATGTCGGTCAACAACGACAGGATCATCAGTCAACAGGGCGATATCATGCGGCTGTCCGAAACACATCGCGCCAAAGTCGAGTCAAACTTTAGGGATCTCGTCAGAGAGAAAGCTTTGATACGTTCAGGCCAACAGGAGGTTGCCACGCTCCTTACTGACCTTCGAAGCCGCATTGACGAAAGTATCAAGCAGCTGGAGACGCAATCGAAGCGGAGTAAATTGAATCACGCTTCCTTACTAACCGACATGGAACAGTTGCAAAAAAGTGCAGCAACGATCGCCGGTAAGATAGACGAAACAAGCACACATTTTGCCTCGCATCACCAAGCGGCCGAAGAGCAGTACAAGTACACTCTAAGTCAACtcgaaaaaataaacaacaccGTCGCAAACATGTTGGACATGATCGGAGCCCTTCAGAAAGACTTTGATCATAAGCTGGCATGGATCACGGAGAAAGTCGGCGGAAGTGACTACATTCTGAAGAAAATGAACACCATCATCATCCATTTTTGCTACATAATTTTCGGAATGATCTGCTTATCCTTTGTCGGGGCAGACAAATTCATCCGGGTGTTCTTTATTCTGGCAGTACCTGGAAACTTGCTGGGGAATCTACTCGATCTTATCCAATCGGATGTCATCCAACTTAGCGTCATTCTGGGCAGTTTCATTGCCGCGGATTTAATATGCCGGCTAGGACTGAAGTTCTATCCTAGAATTCGTGCATGGCGCGATCAACTATCAATGAACCGTGATCAACCTGACACGGCTGCAAGAGGGCAACGAGAACCATCGCTGGTACCGGCACGATCGCGGCTAAACGTGCCGCTCCGGCCGGAACCCACCGTTGTCTATGAGGAGGATGAGGAAGAGGAGAACGAAGAAAATCAGGAGGAAACCAACGATGCCACTTCCTATTTGAATTCTTTGCGCTCGCGGTTTTCAAGGGAACGATCGATGACCCCTTCGGTGTCCAATGGTGGACCGGTACGGAGGAGCATGACCAGAGAGGGCAGCGAAGATCGGCAGCAGTGTACGGCGAGGACGATACGGGGAGACCAGTGTAGAGGAATAGCTTTAGCGGGAAGGGATTTCTGTCGAGTTCACGATCAAAGGGGTTTGTAG